The DNA region GCTGGTGCGCGAGGACCCCGTTCTCTTTGTCACTGCTGTGAGGATCATCGAGCGGGAGGAGAAAATAGATGATACTCTGCTCTTGGAGGCCACCTTCCTGCCCCCTGGCCGCCCAAAGGGCTGGAGGCAGAAGTTCTACCAGGTCCTCCAGGACAGCATCACAGGAGGCCGTTTCCATGCTCCCCGCCTGGATGCtgaggggccagggctggccaAGCACCTGGCAGCGCTGCAGAAGAACATCGTGTCTGAGCTGCGTGTGGTGAAGGACCTGATGGTCCAGTGTGTCCCAGCTCACTACAACATCCTCAGCGTCTGCACTGCCACCTACCACCAGGCCCTCACCAGCCACCTCCAGGAGATCCTGCGGGAGGACCTGGACAAACAGGGACTCTTCCTTCTCCTTGAGTGGGCACTCCATGTGTACCACAGGTCAGCACCAACCCCGGCACCAACCAAGTGAGGGATGTTGTGGAGAGCTGGACTGTTCACCAGCTCATGGATGGGTTGGGAGAGTGtctctggctgccaggggaTGATGACCAGGAAGGCAGAGGGACAGGTAGGAACTCCTGGAAAACAGGCCTTCCCAACCCTGCCCCACCTCTGCCCTCTAGCCCAGAGATGATGGGTCACCCTGACCTCCTCCCAGAAGTGGATGTTTCTGCTCTGGATCCCTTGATGTCCTCTGAGCTTGTGGATCAGACAGAGAGGAGATATGTGATGAAAGTCAAGGTGAGTGAGCAGGACGGGGACTCCCACTGAGCCAAACATCTGCTCTGACAGGGACCATGAGCCTGGGATGAGGCCCAGGACTCGCTGTGCTATGTTGGGTCTCAACGGAGTCTGTACTTGGCTTCTTGGGCTGCCTGTGGTTGGTGTCCATCCTGCAGGCTAGCGTGTTCGAGTGGATGCAGAGGACCCTGGAGGTGGAGTTCAAGGAATGGTTCAGGGAAGAGGAACCTGAGACAGACCATCAGGGCTTCTTCCACTCAGCCTTGCCTGCCATTGTCATGCAGGTGGGGCCCCAAGAACATGGGTACAGATGGGGCTTGGCCATGCTGAGACCTCCCAGAAAGGAGTCCATGGCCTGCAGACTCCCCCTGAATCACCTCCACTTTCCTCTTGTGCTGCAGATGCTGAATGAGAACATCCAGGTGGCTTCCTTGATCACTGACTCTCTGCAGCAGAAGATCTACAACATGGCCTTGGAGGAGCTTGAGGCATTCCTGGGCCGGTCAGTGGAGCCCCTCACACCCCTGTCCACCCTCACAGACCCTGGGGCCATGGCTAAGCATCACGGGCTGGGGGTGGAGATCTGCTGTGGGGCACCCAATGCTCATCCAGGTCACAGAAGGCTCAGCAGCCTGTCTGCCCATGGGGCTGCTGTCTCAGCCTTTGGGGACATCAGCTCTCAGAGCCTGCTGCCCCAAATGCTTGTCTGCTGAGCCCTCCCAAGGGGATCCAGAATGGGTCCCACTGCCCCACCCTGCCCAACCACCTGTCACTCTCCAACCTGGTGGCAGGATCTGAAAGGAGCCGAGTGAGCTGGGAGGGTTTTGGGAGGTCATGTGtccccaggagcatcccagggcCAGGTCCCCGTGGTGGGACAcctggggctctgcctgcccatcACGGCTGCCTCCGCCTCGCTGTGTTGCAGCCTGCGGGAAGCCCTGGTGCAGTGCGGGAAGGAGCACCAGCAGGACCGGGCAGTTCCCAAGTACTACATCTCCCACCTGCTGGCCGTGCTCAACAACAACCTGGCTCTCAGGTAAGCTGCACCAGCACCTGGTAGCTCTTGTAGCAACATCCACCCCCCACCCTCCCTGGTGCCAGTGTTCCCATTATGCTTCCCAGGCTACCTGTgccctctcttctctctcctaGCAATTCTGTCTCCTCCCTGCACCCTGACGCTGCCTGCAGAGAAGTCCCTGGATCCCTCCAGGCTGCTCTAGACAGGATGCAGAAGAAAGCCACCCAGCTTCTGCTGGAGGAACTGCTCCTGGACCTGCAGGTATGTTGGTCCAGCACCTGAGGCCAACAGGGCTGCAACAAAGCTGAACCCAGCAATAACAGCCCTCCAGTTTATTCCTgcccagtgtccctgccatgtaCTCCGTACCCTGCTATCACCCTGCAGACATCTCTGCCAGCCTGTCCCCCAGACCCTGATAAACCACCCGATGTCTGTCGCCAGCAGCACCACCCCGTATGGCTGGGGCAGATGGCTCATGGCCCCCAAATCACTAACGGACAGGGCCCAGGAGCCTTAGCCCCCCCGAGCTGCCTCACGCTCCTTCTGGCTGTTCCATGGCACAAAaccagctggagagcagcaaagTCTGTGTGGAGGATACAAATCCATGTGCAACTGCCCGAGTTGTTTCCTGCTAGTGTAGTCAAATTTAGCTTTCCTGGAGTCTGGACCAAAAACCTGGAATAATTAACGACATTACTATTTAGGGCTTGAATGccatgaaaacaaaggaagagcCAAAGGGTGAGGAGcttgcaggcagcagtggcCCTAGCCAAGACAGAAGGAATGTGTGCCTGCAAGCAGGAAGACAGGCAAGGACAGCAGGGCGGGAGTAGGAAATCAAAACATGTTATGTCTACACAAAGGAAGTGGGGAGgagtggaaattaaaaataggcAGGACAGGCCAAAAGCAggtgtgtgaggagcagctcctgcccacacCTCAGGTGTGCATCATGACCCAGATAGAGCCCCAACATGAGGCTCTCAGGGTGTCAGGGAGGGACAGCCCCAGTGTTTCCATAATTTCCTAACCTTAACCACTCTCTGATTTTACATTGAGTtttggctggcagcaggggcttGGGAGCTTTGCAAGGCAAAGTGGCCGTGGTGCCAGGCAACAGCTGTGGGTGTcgtgctgccctgggctggcagctctgcaatggtgcagggcacagacactgctcctctgctccctccagcccctctgcctgcagctgccttccCGCAAGTGGCTCTCCGGGTCCCAGCTCGTCGGCAGCATGTGTGAAGTGATTGACAAGTATGCAAAGGACTTCTCCCGGGTCAGGAAACCCGTGTTCACGGTACCTGCTTCCTGCTTGTGTGACAGGGAGGCTGGGCAGCGGGCACCGCGCTGGGGTGCACGatgctgggaatgcaggagagTCTGTGTCCTCTGGAGCAGTCCAGAGAGCACCTCCACACGGAGATGCTCAGGGCTTCccccaaatccagctgtttTCTCTGTCCCTTCGGTCAGGGGGCTTCCCAGGAGATTGTTCCCATCGCTTGGTGTTCTATCAACCCTTTTtgtctctgcctttccctggggagctgggtcTGGGCACCCAGGCAATGCCAGCACTAAcagctgtcccctgcccagctcctgctggcgGAGAGCGAGCTCCTGGTGGTGAACCAGTACCTGCGGGCACTCCTGCAGAGGAAGATGGTGTGCAAGAGCCGGGAGGAGCGGGGCCAGCTGTGCCACCGCCTGCTGCAGGACGCCACGCAGCTCCGGGAGCTCTTCTGTGGCCTGGTGAGAGGAGCCTGGCTGCGGTGGGGAGCCGGGGCTGCACCACAGAAGGGGAGCATCAcctcaccctcctgctcccctccagcccaCAGCAAATGGGGCTGTTACACTTGGGTGGTTGTGAGGCCAATATGGGAGGTACTGGCTGGAACAGAGACTCCGGGGACCAtcaccctgcccagcagcccctgatGGGTGGGACATGCTGAGTGGGAAGACAcgagctgcaggggctcaggTCCCTTCGTGGGCACTGAGGacacagctgtgtccccagccacTGCAGTGACATCCTCTGGGTCTCACACCTGGCTGCTTTCCCTCCCAGGGCCTGGACCggggccagcagagcctggaggcTGTTTTTGCCCTGCGGGAGCTGATCTGCCTCAAAGACCCAGCACTACTCAGCCTGGAGGTGGGGGGCTTCATCACCAAGTACCCTGATGTCAGGTAAGGTACTCCCTGCAGGAGGAGATAGGTGTGAGCCTGCCCAGGAGAGCCAGTCTTGGGCTGCACCCTCTG from Motacilla alba alba isolate MOTALB_02 chromosome 11, Motacilla_alba_V1.0_pri, whole genome shotgun sequence includes:
- the EXOC3L1 gene encoding exocyst complex component 3-like protein isoform X1; translated protein: MGMSAEDERAASPRDEEWPEAEKAEKLARGAALKWASGVFYRPEKLEGLGHYRRRETQRNNSIQSRLKSTVQSYLEGVSAGLEQLRSAAQEVQGVCQDLGAARWALLDSADHFQGLQQMKKLMEEHVQLASVVQVLPQIFSVHEVFSHILQLLHGQHLLEAHVELMMVEQLRDDILSQLHRRGLSGAQATVLSYFSGLQDLNESLAKQLWDIVGSSLRLVREDPVLFVTAVRIIEREEKIDDTLLLEATFLPPGRPKGWRQKFYQVLQDSITGGRFHAPRLDAEGPGLAKHLAALQKNIVSELRVVKDLMVQCVPAHYNILSVCTATYHQALTSHLQEILREDLDKQGLFLLLEWALHVYHSPEMMGHPDLLPEVDVSALDPLMSSELVDQTERRYVMKVKASVFEWMQRTLEVEFKEWFREEEPETDHQGFFHSALPAIVMQMLNENIQVASLITDSLQQKIYNMALEELEAFLGRLREALVQCGKEHQQDRAVPKYYISHLLAVLNNNLALSNSVSSLHPDAACREVPGSLQAALDRMQKKATQLLLEELLLDLQPLCLQLPSRKWLSGSQLVGSMCEVIDKYAKDFSRVRKPVFTLLLAESELLVVNQYLRALLQRKMVCKSREERGQLCHRLLQDATQLRELFCGLGLDRGQQSLEAVFALRELICLKDPALLSLEVGGFITKYPDVSDEHISTLLDIRGDVSKEVRHVVLEMMAQHPQDLPEGYRPIFSTILVPVPELPFCLRKGKCA
- the EXOC3L1 gene encoding exocyst complex component 3-like protein isoform X2, with the protein product MGMSAEDERAASPRDEEWPEAEKAEKLARGAALKWASGVFYRPEKLEGLGHYRRRETQRNNSIQSRLKSTVQSYLEGGLQQMKKLMEEHVQLASVVQVLPQIFSVHEVFSHILQLLHGQHLLEAHVELMMVEQLRDDILSQLHRRGLSGAQATVLSYFSGLQDLNESLAKQLWDIVGSSLRLVREDPVLFVTAVRIIEREEKIDDTLLLEATFLPPGRPKGWRQKFYQVLQDSITGGRFHAPRLDAEGPGLAKHLAALQKNIVSELRVVKDLMVQCVPAHYNILSVCTATYHQALTSHLQEILREDLDKQGLFLLLEWALHVYHSPEMMGHPDLLPEVDVSALDPLMSSELVDQTERRYVMKVKASVFEWMQRTLEVEFKEWFREEEPETDHQGFFHSALPAIVMQMLNENIQVASLITDSLQQKIYNMALEELEAFLGRLREALVQCGKEHQQDRAVPKYYISHLLAVLNNNLALSNSVSSLHPDAACREVPGSLQAALDRMQKKATQLLLEELLLDLQPLCLQLPSRKWLSGSQLVGSMCEVIDKYAKDFSRVRKPVFTLLLAESELLVVNQYLRALLQRKMVCKSREERGQLCHRLLQDATQLRELFCGLGLDRGQQSLEAVFALRELICLKDPALLSLEVGGFITKYPDVSDEHISTLLDIRGDVSKEVRHVVLEMMAQHPQDLPEGYRPIFSTILVPVPELPFCLRKGKCA
- the EXOC3L1 gene encoding exocyst complex component 3-like protein isoform X3, encoding MGLRGVLPPRETGGARALPETRDAEEQLHPVPAEVHEVFSHILQLLHGQHLLEAHVELMMVEQLRDDILSQLHRRGLSGAQATVLSYFSGLQDLNESLAKQLWDIVGSSLRLVREDPVLFVTAVRIIEREEKIDDTLLLEATFLPPGRPKGWRQKFYQVLQDSITGGRFHAPRLDAEGPGLAKHLAALQKNIVSELRVVKDLMVQCVPAHYNILSVCTATYHQALTSHLQEILREDLDKQGLFLLLEWALHVYHSPEMMGHPDLLPEVDVSALDPLMSSELVDQTERRYVMKVKASVFEWMQRTLEVEFKEWFREEEPETDHQGFFHSALPAIVMQMLNENIQVASLITDSLQQKIYNMALEELEAFLGRLREALVQCGKEHQQDRAVPKYYISHLLAVLNNNLALSNSVSSLHPDAACREVPGSLQAALDRMQKKATQLLLEELLLDLQPLCLQLPSRKWLSGSQLVGSMCEVIDKYAKDFSRVRKPVFTLLLAESELLVVNQYLRALLQRKMVCKSREERGQLCHRLLQDATQLRELFCGLGLDRGQQSLEAVFALRELICLKDPALLSLEVGGFITKYPDVSDEHISTLLDIRGDVSKEVRHVVLEMMAQHPQDLPEGYRPIFSTILVPVPELPFCLRKGKCA